A region of Bradyrhizobium sp. SZCCHNS1050 DNA encodes the following proteins:
- a CDS encoding DUF1045 domain-containing protein → MANLLRYAIYYAPPATADLAEFGASLLGYDAWSGDDRSFPSEIVRAVPDWAELTADPRKYGFHATLKAPFELSDAENEAALRSACAAFAATPRAVPAIRPIVDAISGFIAMIPGEPSPALQQLAADCVQAFEPFRAPMTADDRARRKPDLLTPRQRDHLDRWGYPYVMEDFRFHMTLTCRLSDERRRPILMMLQERFAALSLTKLRIDRIVLFRQANAHERFRIIGDWPLTVVQGG, encoded by the coding sequence ATGGCCAATCTTCTGCGCTATGCGATCTATTATGCTCCACCAGCGACGGCGGATCTGGCGGAATTCGGCGCGAGCCTGCTCGGATACGACGCGTGGAGCGGCGATGACCGCAGCTTTCCGAGCGAGATCGTCCGCGCGGTTCCAGACTGGGCTGAGCTGACCGCAGACCCGCGCAAATACGGCTTTCACGCGACCTTGAAGGCTCCGTTCGAGCTGTCCGATGCGGAGAACGAAGCCGCGCTCCGCAGCGCCTGTGCCGCGTTCGCGGCCACGCCGCGAGCCGTCCCGGCCATCCGTCCGATCGTGGACGCGATCAGCGGCTTCATCGCGATGATCCCCGGCGAGCCGTCGCCGGCGCTGCAACAGCTCGCGGCCGATTGTGTCCAGGCCTTTGAGCCATTTCGCGCTCCGATGACGGCCGACGACCGTGCTCGGCGCAAGCCGGATCTGCTGACACCACGGCAGCGCGATCATCTCGATCGTTGGGGTTATCCCTATGTCATGGAGGATTTCCGCTTCCACATGACGCTGACCTGCCGGCTGTCCGACGAACGGCGCCGGCCGATCCTGATGATGCTGCAGGAGAGATTCGCGGCACTGTCACTGACAAAGCTCCGGATCGACAGGATTGTGCTGTTCCGCCAGGCCAATGCCCACGAACGTTTCCGCATCATCGGAGACTGGCCGCTCACGGTCGTCCAGGGGGGATAG
- a CDS encoding ferredoxin family protein, producing MSTDVAVRVEDKLFYNRYQVDPGRAHIKVRPHTTPTPQLKALLKACPARCYELNDKGQVEITVDGCIECGTCRVIGEASGDIEWSYPRGGYGVLFKFG from the coding sequence ATGAGCACGGACGTCGCAGTCAGGGTCGAAGACAAGCTGTTCTATAATCGCTATCAGGTCGATCCCGGCCGGGCCCATATCAAGGTCCGTCCGCATACCACGCCGACGCCGCAGTTGAAGGCGCTTCTCAAGGCCTGCCCGGCACGCTGCTACGAACTCAACGACAAGGGCCAGGTCGAGATCACGGTCGACGGCTGCATCGAATGCGGCACCTGCCGGGTCATCGGCGAGGCCAGCGGCGACATCGAGTGGAGCTATCCGCGCGGCGGCTACGGCGTGCTGTTCAAGTTCGGCTGA
- the modD gene encoding ModD protein yields the protein MSRAPTTATHHDLEALLRDDVPYGDLTTETLGIGAEPGLMHFAARGRMVLALAEDAAALIELTGCHVELFAGSGMVLEEGAPILRAEGAAAGLLRSWKVAQTLIEIWSGVATGAAAIVGAARAARPGIAVACTRKNVPGTKPFAVAAVKAGGAVMHRLGLSETVLVFPEHRAFLGDAPLADVAERLRRSAPEKRLVIEVTTVEQAVAAAVAGFDVIQAEKFSPAEIAALTERIAISAALPRRPIIAAAGGVNAQNAAAYAAAGADVLVTSAPYLARPCDVQVRISPASAAA from the coding sequence ATGTCGCGCGCGCCGACCACCGCTACGCACCATGATCTGGAAGCGCTGCTCCGCGACGATGTCCCCTATGGCGACCTGACGACGGAGACGCTCGGGATCGGCGCCGAGCCGGGCCTGATGCACTTCGCTGCGCGCGGCCGCATGGTATTGGCCCTAGCCGAGGACGCGGCGGCCTTGATCGAGCTCACGGGCTGCCATGTCGAATTGTTCGCCGGCAGCGGAATGGTGCTGGAGGAGGGGGCCCCGATCCTACGTGCAGAGGGCGCGGCGGCAGGCCTGTTGCGGAGCTGGAAGGTGGCGCAGACGCTCATCGAGATCTGGTCAGGCGTCGCCACCGGGGCGGCTGCGATCGTCGGCGCGGCGCGTGCGGCCAGGCCTGGCATTGCGGTCGCCTGCACGCGCAAGAACGTCCCCGGAACCAAGCCGTTCGCCGTTGCCGCGGTGAAGGCGGGTGGCGCGGTGATGCATCGGCTCGGCCTGTCGGAGACGGTGCTGGTGTTTCCGGAACACCGGGCGTTTCTCGGCGATGCGCCGCTTGCCGATGTCGCCGAGCGGTTGCGGCGGAGTGCGCCGGAGAAGCGGCTCGTGATCGAGGTCACCACGGTCGAGCAGGCCGTCGCCGCCGCCGTGGCCGGCTTCGACGTCATCCAGGCCGAGAAATTTTCGCCTGCCGAGATCGCTGCGCTGACGGAGCGTATCGCCATCAGCGCGGCGCTGCCGCGGCGGCCGATCATTGCGGCCGCGGGTGGCGTGAATGCGCAGAACGCCGCAGCCTATGCTGCGGCGGGGGCGGACGTGCTGGTCACCTCGGCGCCCTACCTCGCGCGTCCCTGCGACGTGCAGGTGCGGATCAGCCCTGCCTCGGCCGCGGCTTGA
- a CDS encoding molybdopterin-binding protein, producing the protein MKLSARNVLPGRIISVEKGTTTAHVKVELAPGLTVFSAITNEAVDELALAVGDSVSAVIKSSDVMIGK; encoded by the coding sequence GTGAAGCTGAGCGCACGAAATGTCTTACCGGGACGAATCATCTCGGTTGAAAAGGGAACGACCACCGCCCACGTCAAGGTGGAGCTCGCCCCGGGACTGACAGTCTTCTCGGCGATCACCAACGAGGCGGTGGACGAACTCGCGCTTGCCGTCGGCGACAGCGTCTCCGCCGTCATCAAGTCGTCGGATGTGATGATCGGCAAATAG
- a CDS encoding sel1 repeat family protein, whose product MSAPDQNDPAKPAPPWANEELRRYAPRRRQTEAGPTAFDPPADGIPLPHHLVSRPSSLPARPAALDLDDEEVHRAWSAKLDPVVMPLPPDDPDKSLRLSSIIKIGAAVGIAASIAMMVVNMVSFDNGAATPGGKSPIMPTAVLESLAQIDPAEAKVAQDDPPQTVAALAAPSGTELAMRPWPSTPTSPAPAAAAPAVSPPSAALPMASPRPTVPLPRDEVDALMKRGRDLLAAGDVASARLILTRLSDAGIADASLLLARTYDPAELTKSRLLGAVPDAAKARAWYLRAAEQGSPEASRRISAAR is encoded by the coding sequence ATGAGTGCTCCAGATCAGAACGATCCGGCGAAACCAGCGCCGCCCTGGGCGAACGAAGAGCTCCGCAGATATGCGCCGCGCCGCCGCCAGACGGAGGCCGGCCCGACGGCATTCGATCCGCCCGCCGACGGCATCCCCCTGCCGCATCATCTGGTCTCCCGGCCAAGCTCCCTGCCGGCGCGGCCAGCGGCCCTTGACCTCGACGATGAGGAGGTGCACCGCGCCTGGAGCGCGAAGCTCGATCCCGTGGTGATGCCCCTGCCGCCGGACGATCCGGACAAATCGTTGCGGCTCAGCAGCATCATCAAGATCGGTGCCGCCGTCGGCATCGCGGCCTCCATCGCCATGATGGTGGTCAACATGGTCTCCTTCGACAACGGCGCAGCGACACCGGGTGGCAAGAGCCCGATCATGCCGACCGCCGTGCTGGAAAGCTTGGCCCAGATCGATCCTGCGGAAGCCAAGGTCGCCCAGGACGACCCGCCGCAGACGGTCGCCGCGCTCGCGGCTCCCAGCGGTACAGAACTGGCGATGCGGCCATGGCCCTCGACGCCGACGTCGCCGGCGCCAGCCGCGGCAGCACCGGCGGTCTCGCCCCCCTCCGCTGCGCTCCCGATGGCCTCGCCTCGCCCGACCGTTCCACTGCCGCGAGACGAGGTCGATGCTCTGATGAAGCGCGGACGCGACCTGCTCGCCGCGGGCGACGTCGCCAGCGCGCGCCTGATCCTGACGCGGCTTTCCGACGCCGGAATTGCGGACGCCTCCCTTCTGCTCGCGCGCACCTATGACCCGGCCGAACTGACGAAATCGCGGTTGCTCGGTGCTGTTCCCGACGCAGCCAAGGCGCGTGCCTGGTATCTCAGGGCTGCGGAGCAAGGATCGCCGGAAGCCAGCCGACGCATCTCGGCTGCGCGCTAA
- a CDS encoding FAD-dependent monooxygenase: protein MIEERFDAIVVGAGMAGNAAALTMAKRGMKVLQLERGEYSGSKNVQGAILYADMLEKLIPDFREEAPLERHLVEQRFWMLDDKSHVGLHYKSDDFNEEKPNRYTIIRAQFDKWFSSKVKEAGATVLCETTVTELAQDAYGKVIGVRTDRRDGEIHADVVVLAEGVNGLLGTRAGLRERPKPENVALAVKEMHFLPRETIEARFNLKGDEGAVIEAVGTISRGMTGMGFIYSNKECISLGIGCLVSDFQKTGETPYGLLERFKQHPSVAPLIEGSEVKEYSAHLIPEGGYNAIPQLCGDGWVVVGDAAQLNNAVHREGSNLAMTSGRIAAEAIFQVKSRRDPMTKENLALYKKMLEDSFVIKDLKKYKDMPALLHNQSQNFFLTYPQLVSKAMQNFVRVDGTPKKEKESSTVRSFVNARSWTGLFGDAFRFARAWR, encoded by the coding sequence ATGATCGAGGAACGTTTCGACGCGATCGTCGTGGGTGCCGGCATGGCCGGTAATGCGGCTGCGCTGACCATGGCCAAGCGCGGCATGAAGGTGCTGCAGCTCGAGCGCGGCGAGTATTCCGGCTCCAAGAACGTGCAGGGCGCGATCCTCTACGCCGACATGCTGGAGAAGCTGATTCCGGACTTCCGCGAGGAAGCGCCGCTGGAACGCCATCTGGTCGAGCAGCGCTTCTGGATGCTCGACGACAAGTCGCATGTCGGCCTGCACTACAAGTCGGACGACTTCAACGAGGAAAAGCCGAACCGTTACACGATCATCCGCGCCCAGTTCGACAAATGGTTCTCGTCCAAGGTCAAGGAGGCTGGCGCCACCGTGCTGTGCGAGACCACCGTGACCGAGCTCGCGCAGGATGCCTATGGCAAGGTGATCGGCGTCAGAACCGATCGGCGCGATGGTGAGATCCATGCCGACGTCGTCGTGCTGGCCGAGGGCGTCAACGGCCTGCTCGGAACCCGCGCCGGCCTGCGCGAGCGGCCGAAGCCGGAGAACGTCGCTCTCGCGGTCAAGGAGATGCACTTCCTGCCGCGCGAAACGATCGAGGCGCGCTTCAACCTGAAGGGCGACGAAGGGGCCGTCATCGAGGCCGTCGGCACGATTTCCCGCGGCATGACCGGCATGGGCTTCATCTATTCCAACAAGGAGTGCATTTCGCTCGGCATCGGCTGCCTCGTCTCCGACTTCCAGAAGACCGGCGAGACGCCCTACGGCCTGCTCGAGCGGTTCAAGCAGCATCCGTCGGTGGCGCCGCTGATCGAGGGGTCGGAAGTCAAGGAGTACTCGGCGCACCTGATTCCCGAGGGCGGCTACAACGCGATCCCGCAGCTCTGCGGCGATGGCTGGGTGGTGGTCGGCGATGCCGCCCAGCTCAACAATGCCGTCCACCGCGAGGGATCCAATCTCGCGATGACCTCGGGGCGCATCGCGGCCGAGGCGATCTTCCAGGTCAAGTCGCGCCGCGATCCGATGACCAAGGAGAACCTCGCGCTCTACAAGAAGATGCTGGAGGACTCCTTCGTCATCAAGGACCTGAAGAAATACAAGGACATGCCGGCGCTGCTGCACAACCAGTCGCAGAACTTCTTCCTGACCTATCCGCAGCTCGTCTCCAAGGCGATGCAGAACTTCGTGCGCGTCGACGGCACGCCGAAGAAGGAGAAGGAAAGCAGCACCGTGCGCTCCTTCGTGAATGCAAGGTCATGGACCGGCCTGTTCGGTGACGCCTTCAGGTTTGCTCGGGCGTGGCGATGA
- a CDS encoding DapH/DapD/GlmU-related protein — protein MAGKSLSIEPTVDPSAKLQDVTLGAYCEIGARTILQEVTMGDYSYVVNDSQITYTRIGKFCSIAAMTRINPGNHPMQRATQAHFTYRASAYFPGEPDDAEFFAWRREHHVQIGHDVWIGHGAIVLPGRNIGTGAVVAAGAIVTKDVAAYTIVAGNPARPIKRRFPREVEQRLLDLAWWDWNHEALRAALPDFRKLAITAFLDKYEAALDARVSVRQSAAP, from the coding sequence ATGGCCGGCAAGTCGCTTTCGATTGAACCTACCGTTGACCCTTCGGCCAAGCTCCAGGACGTGACGCTCGGCGCCTATTGCGAGATAGGCGCCCGCACCATCCTGCAGGAGGTGACGATGGGCGACTACTCCTATGTGGTCAACGATTCCCAGATCACCTACACGAGGATCGGGAAGTTCTGCTCGATCGCGGCGATGACCCGGATCAATCCGGGCAACCACCCGATGCAGCGGGCGACGCAGGCCCATTTCACCTATCGCGCCAGCGCCTATTTCCCAGGAGAGCCGGACGATGCGGAGTTCTTCGCCTGGCGGAGAGAGCATCATGTCCAGATCGGACACGATGTCTGGATCGGCCATGGCGCGATCGTGCTGCCGGGCCGCAACATCGGCACCGGCGCGGTCGTGGCGGCCGGCGCCATCGTCACCAAGGACGTTGCGGCCTATACCATCGTCGCCGGCAATCCGGCGCGCCCGATCAAGCGCCGGTTTCCGCGCGAGGTCGAGCAGCGGCTGCTGGATCTGGCGTGGTGGGATTGGAATCACGAGGCGCTGCGCGCGGCGCTGCCGGATTTCCGCAAGCTCGCGATCACCGCGTTTCTCGACAAATACGAGGCTGCCCTCGACGCACGCGTCTCGGTGCGGCAGAGTGCCGCCCCATGA
- a CDS encoding carboxymuconolactone decarboxylase family protein gives MSIEQLKDQIPDFAKDVRLNLSSMASDETLSPQAKYGLFVACAIATRNPSVVAAFESVAAAQLSPAALAAAKSAAAIMAMNNVYYRFVHLASNKEYATMPARLRMNVIANPGVAKADFELWSLAVSAINGCGTCIDSHEKVLQDAGVPAATIQTAVRFAAIIQSVAFAIEAAGVSVALAAE, from the coding sequence ATGTCGATCGAGCAGCTGAAGGACCAGATCCCGGACTTCGCCAAGGACGTCAGGCTCAACCTGTCGTCCATGGCGTCCGACGAGACGCTGTCGCCGCAGGCCAAGTATGGCCTGTTCGTCGCCTGCGCGATTGCGACTCGCAATCCGAGCGTCGTTGCGGCCTTCGAATCGGTTGCGGCCGCGCAGCTGTCGCCCGCCGCTTTGGCGGCGGCGAAATCGGCCGCCGCTATCATGGCCATGAACAACGTCTACTACCGCTTCGTGCACCTTGCCTCGAACAAGGAGTACGCGACGATGCCGGCCCGGCTGCGGATGAACGTCATCGCCAACCCCGGCGTCGCCAAGGCCGATTTCGAGCTGTGGTCGCTCGCGGTGTCCGCCATCAACGGCTGCGGCACGTGCATCGATTCGCACGAGAAGGTCCTGCAGGATGCGGGCGTGCCCGCGGCCACGATCCAGACCGCCGTGCGCTTTGCCGCCATCATCCAGTCGGTTGCCTTTGCGATCGAAGCCGCTGGTGTGTCCGTCGCGCTGGCGGCGGAATAA
- a CDS encoding peroxiredoxin, producing the protein MLGIGSKLPSFEIVGVKPGFHLQEEKGESAFETLTETSFPGKWKIIFFYPKDFTFVCPTEIAEFARLAKDFADRDAVVLGGSTDNEFCKLAWRRDHKDLHKLPIWQFADTKGALVDGLGVRSPDGVAYRYTFIVDPDNTIQHVYATNLNVGRAPKDTLRVLDALQTDELCPCNREVGGETLKVA; encoded by the coding sequence ATGCTCGGAATCGGAAGCAAGCTGCCATCGTTTGAAATCGTCGGCGTGAAACCCGGCTTTCATCTTCAGGAAGAGAAGGGCGAGAGCGCCTTCGAGACCCTGACCGAGACCAGCTTCCCTGGAAAGTGGAAGATCATCTTCTTCTATCCGAAGGATTTCACCTTCGTCTGCCCGACCGAGATCGCCGAGTTCGCGCGCCTGGCGAAGGATTTCGCGGACCGCGATGCCGTCGTGCTCGGCGGCTCGACCGACAACGAGTTCTGCAAGCTCGCCTGGCGCCGCGACCACAAGGATCTGCACAAGCTGCCGATCTGGCAATTCGCCGACACCAAGGGCGCATTGGTCGACGGCCTCGGCGTCCGCTCGCCCGACGGCGTCGCCTACCGCTACACCTTCATCGTCGATCCCGACAACACCATCCAGCACGTCTATGCGACCAACCTGAATGTCGGCCGCGCTCCGAAGGATACGCTGCGCGTCCTCGACGCGCTGCAGACCGACGAGCTCTGCCCGTGCAACCGCGAAGTCGGCGGCGAGACCCTGAAGGTCGCCTGA
- a CDS encoding ABC transporter substrate-binding protein, which translates to MMHGIHAAVRAGLAARWSRRRRPRDAKISPPRAAACLALALSAPLALTGHQAVAADNEIRIGNTMPYSGPALAYGVIGKTIAAYFNKINAEGGINGRRVNFISYDDGYAPQRTVEMTRKLVEEDNVLLMFASLGTAPNLAVRPYLNANKVPQLFVASGSSQWDQPHDFPWTMGFQPSYQAEAHVYAQYLLETHSRGKIAILYQDDDFGKDYVKGLKDGLGGKLPIVAEVTYKVTDANVNQQIATLKASGADIFFDVTTPKFAVMAIRRAAELGWRPDHIISTVSESVSAVMQPAGLQNAEGILSAGYYYEGEEAAAAGDPSYREWSAFMDRYLPDVPRSNGLATFGYLAANAMVAVLRNCGDDLSRDNIMKQAASLKSLKLPMLTPGITVNTSPHDHAPLEQMQMMQFTGGKWQRFGPVRSGIDPGSVSDSFKTIFRYGTAKRDLANQLNANTVTLMTGSFGSTYANMGADLASALDKGTELRILPVIGRGSVQSVADILLLRGVDAGIIRKDTLAFLERKDFANNIREQLVYVTKLFNEEMHVLAPRSIASLSELDGKTIAVDLPDGGTFVTSINVFERLGIRPHLLYIEPRLALDMLRKGDIDAIITVEGKPVQWLSQVNDPNLHLVPVDYDKALHDDYLPAQLSAEDYPNLVGASAPVNTIAAEAVLASFNWPAGSDRHRRLSLLVEAFFSNMQALQRPPYHPKWQEVAPLAPIAGWTRFKTAQDWLDRNTPPPQMLGANAQANDLQASGVSADPRLFREFMEWRANRQKRAAPRHPQ; encoded by the coding sequence ATGATGCACGGCATCCATGCTGCAGTTCGCGCCGGCTTGGCCGCCAGATGGAGCCGACGTCGCAGACCACGGGATGCAAAGATCAGCCCCCCTCGAGCAGCCGCATGCCTCGCCCTGGCTCTGTCCGCTCCGCTGGCGCTGACCGGACATCAAGCGGTCGCCGCGGACAACGAGATCCGCATCGGCAACACCATGCCCTACAGCGGCCCGGCTCTCGCCTATGGCGTCATCGGCAAGACGATCGCGGCCTACTTCAACAAGATCAATGCCGAGGGCGGCATCAACGGCCGGCGCGTCAACTTCATTTCCTACGACGACGGCTATGCGCCGCAGAGGACGGTCGAGATGACCCGCAAGCTCGTCGAGGAGGACAACGTCCTCCTGATGTTCGCCAGTCTGGGCACGGCTCCCAACCTGGCGGTCCGCCCTTATCTCAACGCCAACAAAGTCCCACAATTGTTCGTGGCATCAGGCTCCTCGCAATGGGACCAGCCCCACGACTTTCCGTGGACCATGGGCTTTCAGCCGAGCTACCAGGCCGAGGCGCACGTCTATGCCCAGTACCTGCTGGAGACCCACAGCCGCGGCAAGATCGCGATTCTCTATCAGGACGATGATTTCGGCAAGGATTACGTCAAGGGATTGAAGGACGGCCTGGGTGGCAAGCTTCCGATCGTCGCGGAAGTCACCTACAAGGTGACGGACGCCAACGTCAATCAGCAGATCGCCACGTTGAAGGCCTCCGGCGCCGACATCTTCTTCGACGTGACCACGCCCAAATTCGCCGTGATGGCGATCCGCCGCGCGGCCGAGCTCGGCTGGCGTCCGGACCATATCATCTCGACGGTCTCGGAATCGGTCTCCGCCGTGATGCAGCCGGCCGGCCTGCAGAATGCCGAAGGCATCTTGTCCGCGGGCTACTACTACGAGGGCGAGGAGGCCGCGGCCGCAGGCGATCCATCCTACCGCGAATGGTCCGCATTCATGGACCGCTATTTGCCCGACGTACCGAGAAGCAATGGTCTTGCGACCTTCGGCTACCTCGCGGCAAACGCGATGGTCGCAGTGTTGCGGAATTGCGGCGACGACCTGTCGCGCGACAACATCATGAAGCAGGCGGCATCCCTGAAGAGCCTCAAATTGCCGATGCTGACGCCCGGCATCACCGTCAACACCAGCCCCCATGATCACGCGCCGCTGGAGCAGATGCAGATGATGCAGTTCACCGGCGGCAAGTGGCAGCGCTTCGGTCCGGTCCGGAGCGGTATCGATCCCGGCAGCGTCAGCGATTCCTTCAAGACCATCTTCCGTTACGGCACGGCGAAGCGCGATCTGGCCAACCAGCTGAATGCCAATACCGTCACGCTGATGACCGGCTCGTTCGGCAGCACCTACGCCAATATGGGCGCGGACCTCGCATCCGCGCTCGACAAGGGGACGGAGTTGCGCATCCTTCCCGTGATCGGCCGCGGCTCGGTGCAATCGGTCGCCGACATCCTGCTGCTGCGCGGCGTCGACGCCGGCATCATCCGCAAGGACACCTTGGCCTTTCTCGAGCGCAAGGACTTCGCCAACAACATCCGCGAACAACTGGTCTATGTCACCAAGCTGTTCAACGAGGAGATGCACGTGCTGGCGCCGAGATCGATCGCCAGCCTGAGCGAGCTCGACGGCAAGACGATCGCCGTCGACCTGCCCGACGGCGGCACCTTCGTCACCTCGATCAACGTGTTCGAGCGCCTCGGGATCAGGCCACATCTGCTCTATATCGAGCCGCGGCTGGCGCTGGACATGCTGCGCAAGGGCGACATCGACGCGATCATCACGGTCGAGGGCAAGCCGGTGCAATGGCTGAGCCAGGTCAACGATCCCAATCTGCATCTGGTGCCCGTCGACTACGACAAGGCTCTGCACGACGACTATCTGCCGGCGCAATTGTCCGCCGAGGACTATCCGAACCTCGTCGGCGCCTCGGCGCCGGTGAACACGATCGCGGCCGAGGCCGTGCTGGCGTCGTTCAACTGGCCAGCGGGCAGCGACCGTCACCGCCGGCTGTCTCTGCTGGTCGAAGCCTTCTTCAGCAACATGCAGGCGCTGCAGCGGCCGCCATACCACCCGAAATGGCAGGAGGTGGCGCCGCTGGCGCCGATCGCCGGCTGGACACGGTTCAAGACGGCACAGGACTGGCTCGATCGCAATACGCCGCCTCCCCAGATGCTGGGGGCCAACGCGCAGGCCAATGATCTGCAGGCGAGCGGCGTTTCGGCCGATCCGCGGCTGTTCCGTGAGTTCATGGAATGGCGAGCCAACCGACAGAAGCGCGCCGCTCCGCGGCACCCACAGTAG
- a CDS encoding alpha-D-ribose 1-methylphosphonate 5-triphosphate diphosphatase, producing MTDISISRGRCLVDTDFVDTSLIISGGVIAGIGTPGRRSGLELDAEGLTVLPGIVDIHGDAFERQMMPRAGVDFPTDVALIDSDRQAISNGITTVFHATTWSWEPGLRSADNARRLLESIEALRPRLAADTRFHLRHETFNLDDEEEIGRWLADRRVDLFAFNDHMDSTVASLDKPHKRQRMVDRTGLPGAEFDRLVARIAARADAVPASIARLAEIARKAGVRMLSHDDNSPAMRKAFRSQGVTIAEFPVNEETAREAAQGDDAIVFGAPNVVRGGSHTGWTKASDMIAKGLCSVLASDYYYPAPLLAAYRLAADGVLPLARAWDLISGSPARAAGLADRGTLAEGRRADIILVDDRVPLRPHVVAVIASGRLVYLTETDRLNARPARAMAAE from the coding sequence ATGACCGATATCTCCATCTCGCGAGGCCGCTGCCTCGTCGATACCGACTTCGTCGACACCTCCTTGATCATATCCGGCGGCGTGATCGCCGGCATCGGGACACCGGGACGCCGGTCGGGTCTCGAACTCGATGCGGAGGGGCTCACCGTGCTTCCCGGCATCGTCGACATTCATGGTGATGCGTTCGAGCGCCAGATGATGCCGCGCGCCGGGGTCGATTTCCCGACAGACGTTGCGCTGATCGACAGCGACCGCCAGGCCATCAGCAATGGCATCACCACGGTCTTTCACGCGACGACCTGGTCATGGGAGCCGGGCCTGCGCAGCGCCGACAATGCGCGGCGCCTGCTCGAATCGATCGAAGCGCTGCGCCCGCGGCTCGCAGCCGACACGCGCTTTCATCTGCGTCACGAGACCTTCAATCTCGACGATGAGGAGGAGATCGGCCGGTGGCTCGCCGACCGGCGCGTTGACCTGTTCGCCTTCAACGATCACATGGATTCGACGGTGGCGAGTCTGGACAAGCCGCACAAGCGCCAGCGCATGGTCGACCGCACCGGCCTGCCCGGCGCGGAGTTCGACCGGTTGGTCGCGCGCATCGCCGCTCGCGCCGACGCCGTTCCGGCCTCGATCGCGCGGCTGGCCGAGATCGCACGCAAGGCTGGTGTCCGCATGCTGTCGCATGACGACAACAGCCCGGCCATGCGCAAGGCGTTTCGCAGCCAGGGAGTGACCATCGCAGAGTTTCCGGTCAATGAGGAGACCGCGCGCGAGGCCGCTCAAGGGGACGACGCGATCGTATTCGGCGCGCCCAACGTCGTCCGTGGCGGCAGCCATACCGGGTGGACGAAGGCCAGCGACATGATCGCCAAGGGCCTCTGCTCGGTGCTGGCCTCCGACTACTACTATCCAGCGCCGCTGCTGGCAGCGTACCGGCTTGCGGCCGACGGCGTTCTTCCGCTGGCGCGCGCCTGGGATCTGATCTCGGGCAGCCCTGCACGCGCAGCCGGGCTGGCGGACCGCGGCACGCTCGCCGAGGGCCGCCGCGCCGATATCATTCTGGTCGACGACCGCGTGCCGTTGCGCCCCCATGTCGTCGCCGTGATCGCGTCCGGCCGGCTGGTCTATCTCACCGAGACCGACCGGCTGAACGCCCGGCCGGCGCGTGCCATGGCGGCGGAGTAG
- a CDS encoding DUF2478 domain-containing protein has product MIPHDLPASAEPNQPRLAAILYGPGDDADALLDAFAQELLQRGVRVGGIVQRNTRDEVGKKSGMDVIDLANGDTISICQDLGTGSTACKLDTAGLAEAGMAVHRAIAAHADLIVINKFSKQEASGSGLRGELADAITSGIPVLTAVPQKCIDDWRTFAGDFGTLLQPSLSAMETWWLDLRARQASRG; this is encoded by the coding sequence ATGATCCCGCACGATCTTCCTGCTTCCGCCGAGCCCAATCAGCCCCGTCTCGCCGCCATTCTCTACGGACCGGGCGACGACGCCGATGCCTTGCTGGACGCCTTTGCCCAGGAGCTGCTGCAACGGGGCGTCCGCGTCGGCGGCATCGTTCAGCGCAATACGAGAGACGAAGTCGGCAAGAAAAGCGGAATGGACGTGATCGATCTCGCCAATGGCGACACGATCTCGATCTGTCAGGACCTCGGCACCGGATCGACGGCCTGCAAGCTCGACACCGCAGGCCTTGCCGAAGCCGGCATGGCCGTTCACCGCGCCATCGCGGCCCATGCCGACCTCATCGTGATCAACAAGTTCTCCAAGCAGGAGGCTTCCGGAAGCGGGTTGCGCGGCGAGCTGGCCGATGCAATCACGTCGGGGATTCCGGTGCTGACGGCCGTGCCGCAGAAATGCATCGACGACTGGCGGACCTTTGCGGGCGATTTCGGCACGCTGCTCCAGCCGTCGCTTTCCGCGATGGAAACCTGGTGGCTCGACCTGCGCGCGCGACAGGCGTCGCGCGGCTGA